The sequence TAAAGTGTTCAGAAGGGCGAGCATGAAGTGGAACATAGGTGTTGGGATTGCTGACTCTGCTATGAGAATGCAGATGTGTAGCAGTCAGCCTGTCCTGATCAAGCTCATTATCGTGCTGATGCTTAGGGGGCAAATCAATGTACACAACACCAAAGGGTGGGTGATGGGTTGGGATTGCAGAAGCATCAGTGTCCTGTCTGCCCTCAACTAGAGTCTTCCCAGACTTCTCCACCAAAGTGGCTCTTGCCAACTCCTTTTCAACCACATCTCGGTCAGATTGGAGAGTAATTGTATCTAGGTTGGAACCGTTTACCTGATTGTTGCGCTCCTTGATGTATCTGGCCAATTCCAACATTGAGGACTGCATAGTGGACTTCATGTCATCCATTTGCTCCCGCATAAGAGAGACGTTGAGCTCAATTCTGCCACTCTTGCCTTCAATTCAAGCATCTCGTCTTGCAAGGTTTCCACGAACCCTTGGCTATATCCATCCAAATCTTCCTGACTGGTGATGCCCGTGACTGAAGCTACCGCTGCAGCAGCCGCCGCCTTGGTAGTGCGAGTCATAACACCACCGTTGAAGCTGATCAGTTCAGGAAATCCCTCCCCGTGCAAATCCGCTCCGAATCATCTACCGCCGCCTAGATTGGAGGAACTTGATCGAGGGATTTTACACTCAAAAGAACTGAGCAACACAAACCAAGGTCCAATCTACCGCCGTCACCACCACGGGCTCCAAACCGATCCAAGCTCCAGGAATTTTACACCCGAACGATGCCGAGCAACCCTCGCTGGATCGATTTCGCCGCTAATTTGGCCGAAGATCGCAAAGCTCTGATACCCTTGACACGATCGAACCAACTCCAAGCAAGAACAAAACAGATGTCGAAGCAAATTGGGGAAAGTTCAACGAAGAACCCTAAGGAACGAGTTCATCGCCATCACTATCCATAACTGTCAACTGGAATATGTCTGATACAATAGCAAGATGCCCCCTTCTCACCGCCCCGAGCTGGTTAAAGCATGTCCAGACGGGTTGCGGTGGTTAAACGAAATTACCCGGGTTTAAACTACTTAACTGAAGTAATTCCGACAATAGCTAACTAAAGGAACTGTAAAACAAAGAGCAGCGCCCATAGCCGTAGATGGAGGCCGAAGTGGTAGAGATGCATCTTGTCTGTTGATCGTCATAGACTGGTCATGACACGCACCTAGCGCTCCCGCTCTACGCTCACCTCCTCCACGCGGACCTCCTTCACACCCCGCGCACCCTCCCGTCCCTCCTCAAGTCGATTGCCCTGTCCCCCGCCACCCCGGGCGTGACCAGGCTCACGCTCGCCGTGCACGCCCACGTCGTCAAGCTCGCCCTGGTGGGGTTCCACCTCGTGAACAACGTGCTCATCCACGTCCACGCGGGTCTCCTCGGTCGGCTAGCCGACGGGCATTCAACTCCTGCGGACATCGATGCCTCCACATTCAACACGCTGATCACGGCCTACGTGAGGGCTGGGGCGGGTCGCTGACGCCCGGGCGCTATTCGACAAAATGCCTGCGAGGAATGCTGTGTCTTGGAGTGCCATGGTGAATGGGTGTGTACAGGCTGGGGATAGGAGGGAGGCGCTGGGGATGTCTGCACAGATGCAGGCTGAGGGTGTCTGCCCGGACGACATGGTGCTCGTGGCGTGTGCACAGCTCGGGGCGCTGGAGCAAGGGAAGTGGGTGCATGTTACCTTAAGGCAAATGGCTTAGGATCACCGTGTTTCTGGGTACAACTTTGGTTGATATGTATGCCGAGTGTGGTGAGGTGCAGCTTTCGTTGGAGGTATTTGAGAGAATGAAGGACAAGAATGTGCTGGCTTGGACTACTATGATAAAAGGCCTGGCAATGCATGACAGAGGTTCAGAGGCATTCAACGCTCTTCTCGCGAATGGAGAGCTCAGGTGTCAAGCCGGATGACATTGCCTTCATCGGCACATTGTGTGCATGCACACATGCTGGGTTGGATGACAAGGGTCGGCAACTTTTCGATTCCATTGTGAGGAAGTATGGCATTACACTAAAGATTGAGCACTATGGATGCATGGTAGAACACCTTGCTCGAATCGATTAAACCTTCTTGCTCGAATCGCATAGCGATGGGCATGAGATGCTCACTCAGAAGATAAAGTGCAAATGGCTCAACCAATAACAAAATTTGATGGTAGGTTGCACTTATTTCAATACTTTTGTCCTATGGAGTGGCTACTGTCATAACGTTGTGGTTCTTGTGTCCGGCCGGTGCTGCACGGTCCTTGGCCCGGGGGGCCTATAGTTCTATTAGTTGACCTAAGTAGTAATAAAGAGTGTAAACTCCTTAATACTACTAGTTCTCTTAGTGTACTAATTAGGAGTAGAAATCTACTCCTAAATAGTACTTATTCTTTAGGTGTACTAATAATGAGTATCAACTCATTATTAGGACTAGTTCTATTCTATTAGTGGGCATCCCCTTGGCAAGAGGATGGGTGGCCTCTATTCGTACCTCATTCTGGATAGAGGCCTCGCAGGCGCTTCGGGGTCTTACCATCCCTCGAGTCTAATCTTGGGATGGCGCTATGGCAAGGTCCCTAATCCCTAAGGTCGGGATTCCCTCTATTGAGGGATTCCCTCTATTGAGGTCGGGATTCCCGGAGGGATTCCCTCGATCGAGATTCTCCTCGCCATAGTCCTTCCCCGCTCGGCCGCCTCGAATGCTGCAGCGTACGCTTCCTCCCTCTCCCCATGATTTGATGTTGTGCGCCTCTTGGCCGGGACGGATCCCCGCCGTGATTTCTCACTAGGTGTCTTAAGAATTAGATTGGTTTTAGAGGATTTAACAATATTATCGTGTGCAAATTTTTAGCTCCCGTTACAACGCAAGGGCAGTGAACTAGTTACCTAAAAAGTGGCATCGTTTATTTGTTACTTTAGCCTACAGATATATATTTAAATGGTTTTACATAAATAACATCTTAATCAAAAGATCAATCTTTTAAGTAATAAATTATCAATTTATACCATCAATTATAAGATCACACACAAACATACTTATAATCTCTAGATTACAAGCCACATCAATAACAAATACTAATATAGGAGTAGGGTAGCTACTCGGTCCCTGCGAGCTCCAACCTACATAAACTCCCTTACTTGCATTGTCGTTTCTGATATCATTACATAAATCTTGTGGTCCGTGACTAAAAATTTGATCGAATTATCAATAATACTTTTATATTAAGACAGTTCTATTAAACTCTGTGCCTCCTCGCATCATTGCAATGAAGCCACTTCTTGTGACTACAACTTTGGCCGAATCGTCAACAAGACATGTATACTTCCCTGAACAGAGGCGTCTAGTGCGCGTACTTAGGACAACAAGCGCGTGCACACACACCAAATAAAAAAGATGCACAACTTTACTATCACGGTACTTTTCCGAGTCAGCTGACCTGTGATTGACAACACATATTTGTCATAAGACctattggggatgatctctcatACCCTTCGGATAGTAAATTAAAGTTTGTCGGTGGTTGAGCACTGATAAatattgcagttgtgtttcagtAAGTGTAGGTGAAGGCTCTGACGGaccttcggtcggaggccgaaggtcaaTCCAGGACGCCATCTGCCAGcataggcgaaggctctggcgtgCCTTCGATCGGGGTCGAAGGTCGACCTGCGGCTGATCAGGATAGGCAAAGATACTGGCGAACCTTCGggtggagaccgaagggtgacccGCGGTGCAGCTCTGGGACTGGCCGAAGGTGCCTGGTGGGTGTTGAAGCTTGCGTAGTCGCTCAGGGTATAGTTGTAATTACGTagatgtacttgatggtaccataaTACCTCCGAATATGtcgggaatgtggcagttaaggatgaaactgtaaatcctagcgttgagtggttgagtacgggctataaataggatagtactgtaactgaggtgacagaggaattaaaattattttatcctctaaacacgtgtcacactcTAAAGCTTTCGACATCACCTCTAAACGAAAGCTTTCCTTATTTAGGGACTTAGGTTCCAACAAGACCTATTGCACACGTTAAGAAAAGCACAGCTTTGATTGTTTGGGTGCTCTACTTTTTCCAAGTCAAGGTCGCCAGTGTAATCTACAACCGATCGATTGCACAGGGAATACCAACTATCTCGAAAGTCCGATTTTGTCCCTCGATAAAACCGGACAACTTGAATCCTTGAACTATACTCGAAGAAGGTGGTTTTAGCTGATCTCCTCCTCCAGCTGTAACGGGCTCGCCGAGCAGTTCCTCGCCACTGCTGCTACAATCCCCGTCGAAGATGATGCCTGCTGCACTGAGTGCTTGCCCTCGTTGCCGGACGGATTCGACGGCTTGCCGCATTTTGTTCACAGGGGACAGAAATCAGTTGGCAATCAGCATCTCGGTTTGCTGTGTTTTTCACCCGCTACTAAGTTTGAACATGAAGGTTTCATGTGTTTTTACGTCATTTTTCACCATAAATCCTTCAGTAATGTATTGATCTATTCTTGCCTGCAAAAACAGTCACTCTGTTAAGTGTTACTCCTAAGTACAGGAAACCTGAAGACAAGTTGCTTCCATGGAAATAAAGTGagatttatcaaaaaaaaatcatggacCACATAACAGACTAGTTGCTGCCTATTTTTTTTATGCAGTATGCAACTTTGATCGATTTTTAGTTTCTCCCAGTACATATACTGAAAATGTAAGTGAAGCAAGAacacataataaaaaaaattctgaaaaatgcACATGTCATAGGAGACTCAGCACTGATGTACAGCACAAACAAATCGTACCAAAGGAAAAGTTGCAACACATATTTGTAGCTGTTCAATAAAAAGGTATTTCATTCCTCCATTGCATAGCAAGTAGCTGTTCACAATTTCAATAGTTCACTAGCACACACATCTCTCCTACCGGGGACCGTGGTGAGCATCATGGATACGTTAAGTTCTCCATGCGCGATACACTAACATTTGGGATGGGGGGAGCGAGGCCACTTGGAGATGCAATTTGACAAGCCCCCATTAACCAAACTAACTACCCAGCGTCCATCTATTAATCTAGTTACTAGTTTAATGCCCGTGAGTTGTACCGGACACCGAAATTTTCACGAGATTATAATGTTGATTGGGTAAAACTAATGCAAATTAACACCACACAACCAATCATCAGCTGGATCAACTCCATCATGAAGGGTGTATGCTTCACCAAGAATGCATTCCATATTTTTAAGCTCAATATAATCtcattataaaatataaatagtaaTTGAAGCTAACATTAAGAACCTCCATACAAGGCAATTATTATAAAGTCAAAGCTAACATTCAACACAACCATTCTAAAGTAAAGACAATACTTGTCACTGATCAACCATATATTAAGGACTTCCGCATTGATGATAACACCACACATCCTTGTAACTTGTCCACGATCAAGTTCGTAGGCCCATGCCAGATAACACCACGAACGAAAACCCATTATTGGTCCAGCTATTAAACACTTGGATGCTGAACTTCCCAAAACAATTATGCATCAAACTAGGGTATGAATAAGTCCTCAAAAGCAGCTATTAAGCACTGTATTGAAATAAGCCCATGACTAATTGTTCTTTCTAAACTGTATTCTACGACCATCGGCGAGAAATGCTGAATTGTGGTTGTCCTTATACCCTCCCCAATCTGAAATAAGTGTTGTCTAAGATATCGATACGGTCTCCAAAATATAACTTTGACTAtttctttttgttgtaatatattaataaaatatagtaaaaatatactattatgAAATTACTCTTCGAGAAAAATCTACTCATGTCATTTTTaagtatccaaactcaatacataaaagaTAATTTATAGCCAAAGTTTCAAACAGAAAACATACTTATTTTGGATTGAAGGGTGTACTAAGGAGATGAGGTCAAAACAATGTCATCATCCAGCTGGCGTGCATAACAAAAGATCAGCATTAGTGGTTTTCAAATGCTACTTACCCTAGAGTTGGCCAAATGGGTCAGCACGCGGCTACCTTCCAGAATATTTTGTTTCGGAGAATCCCTCTATTATTTGGTGCTACGACTGGCAGCACTCCTTGTAGAGCACACCATCCTCCATTGCTGTTCTGACCCTATTGTTCTCCTGGTCGGTGGGGCTCCCCATCACCTTTTAGCGCTTCGCGGCAGTGGCTATGTTCTGATGTCCCAGGACCCGTCCTTGAGCTTGCGGTTTGGTGTGGGAGCCGTCGATCGAGTCAGGTAGTTAGgtgtgggagcagggctccgcctGTCGAGTTGTCGGGTTGTCCTGATCGAGGTGCTAGTAGGGCATAGTTGCTTGCGGGGTAGCGTTGTTTGGTGTGGATACTATTTATTGTGTGGTTGCTGGATTGTAGTTGCTTTCTGTACCTTCGTTGTCCTATGGGGGGTTTGGGGtttctttatttcttctttgtCCTGCACGTGAGCTGGGCTGCGTGGGTTGTATTGCAGTGCTTGTTAACGTTTTCGGACCGATTTTCCTTATAAACTAGgtcactttttctttttaatacaATAACACGTAGCTCTTCTGCgtgttcgaaaaaaaaaatagctactaTAATTCCAGTATGTGGTACTCTTCTTCTTACAATTATTCGCACTAATCTTCTGAACGAACAATAGAGTTATGACTAcagaaaatatcagaaaaatgtCTCCTTGGGTTTTACAAAATCGGTGCAATCCAGTGTAAATTTTCGGTTGCATCCATAGATACCATGGAAACCTACTTCCAGTGGCAATATCTGTTGCAGGCATCTTCAACCTGCCAGGGTGTTCACCGAGAAATGTATTACTATGCTTCTCACAACAGAATTGCATGCGTTCAGTGCCCAAACTTACATCAACaagcacgagagagagagagctgctgCAGGGCATGCTCCACGTCGCGCGGTGTAACACCTAAAATTTTGTACAAGAGAattgaatcaaataaaataaataataattaattgaaaaaacaaaagcaaaagaaacaaaatgaaaaacaaCAAAACCCTCCCGGGTTCCCTGCTCTCTCATTCCCTCTCCCTCAGCCCAATCCGGCCTGACCtaaccatctctctctccccccctctCGGTCCGGCCCGCACCCAACCGGCTCCCTCTTCTTCCGCGCCGCACGCAGGCCGAGCCGCCTAGGCCCACCGACCACGCCGCAGCCGCCCGCGCTAACGCTAGCCCACTCAGCCGCcgcgcctccctctccctccctctctcaagtttATGCCTAGCCCACCTGTCAGCACCGTCCTTTACCTTGCACCCCCCTTCCTTTTTCCCCGCGCCGTAACCAGTCCGGCAACCACATCAATCCTGCGCCGAGTTAAGGAAGAAGATCACCGCGTGACAACAAATTTGGAAACCGTGACcaaggagaaggaaagaggATCAACCGCCGACGAGATTGAAGCACAGGAAGATGGAAAGAGCACCACGGATTTCTCGCCGGCCACCAAGCTCTACCCGATCTCAACTTCACTCTCCCACATATAAATACCCCCCAAACATCGCTCCCTAGCATCCCAAGCCACTCCACATTGTTTCCCCCCGAGCCCCAGCGCTAGAGCGCCGCTTGAGAGCCCTAGCGCTGCCGCCGAGCCTTTGTCGCCGCCCTTTGCCGTCCCTCAAACTCCCTCATCATCGCTCCCTCGTCCTAAGACCGGCCACCGGAGCTCAACTCCGACAACCTCCCAAGCCTGCGCCACTGCCACAAGCTCGCCGTCGACTTGTTCTACACCGGAGCCAAGGTAGGTTCAATCCTCACCATCCGATCGCCATTCAACGGCTGTGATTAAAAGCCTCTCCTACCGTTTTGCCCTGCCAAGTCAGCGCCCATGTAGGATGGCCTGGCCAGCCCCTTAATCCCATGTGGCGAGGCCACGTTGGCCCTCTGTCCTACATGCCACGCCACGTCAGGTCCCAtgtttcctctttttctttatttctgaTGCTGGCGTAATAAATACCTTTTCGCGTGTAAGAATAATTCATAAATTTGGATAAATAGGAAAATAGGGTTTTCTAAATAataaaaatcaggaaaaatctTTATTAATTCTGAAATAATAGTTTTAATGTTTAAATAGGTTTTCTTAATGTTTTTAATTTTGGAAAAATAggaaataattatgataaatcaGAAAATGggtttttctttagtaaaataatttggaataatatttttttaattcttttagtATTTCTTTATTTCCTAAAAATCCTTTTTAATTCCTTAAAATTGacaaaaaatcccaaaaaatacTAGGAGCCTCCAGGAAAAATCCTAGGAAAATTCCAACGCCTTTCTTTCATCCTTCCAAAACCATATCTCCACCGGCAATTCCAATCTAATTGTTTCTTTCaccaataattcaccaaaaatcataaattgAGTTATTTGTTGTGTTTTTGGTGTTTATTGCATTGTTTTATTTTGTGATTAGACGCTGACGTCCAGTAGAAGAAGTTTGCAGGTTTCCATGACCAGTAGTTCGAGGATCCCGCTAAGTACCAAGGTGAAGGCAGATTGtccttgatgcattttgatCATAAGTTTCTAAATGCTTTCATTTTATAAAGTTGCATGCTTATAGTTGTAGTTGGGAAATCCAAGATAGGCTATACCTTAGTTTCTCCACATCTACCTTGTCGCATTGTTTTTGGTGGGTTCAAGGGTAGTATTGCTTAGCCGTGCTTGGGAATACACTTGgtataataattttgataatggtTTTATGCAACGAGATAAAATTGTGTCTTTAGCTACACGAACTAGGGAATTGAGCAAGAGGTTGGGTTGGATGCCAAGAGAAGGTGGATAGTAGTCTTGCTCAATTcgattaaggaccggttcatggtgTGATCGGATCGagctttacagtacaaccacaagcctggtatgggacgggCCTGACCGACTAATTAGTTTATCCCAATAAATTGTAGACTGGTGGTAGAATGGGGAATAGATGGAATTTCCCTGGAACCATatggtgcaagagggggcttccgttgttgaggatATTTGTGTCACACAGcaatgaaaccttagcgggtagacactTGTTGGGAGAAACTTTGTAAATGCCTTGCAGTGGTCAACTCGACACACACCTTTGAAGTATGTAAGGTATCGACGGATATTGGTAAAAGAGTCTGatcatatcttgtgggtaaagtgtacaacctctgtagtgtgtaaaactaattaatcatcCATGCTCACGATCATGAGCGACGAGGAATGCCACACTTGATTAGAATACACTATTTTTGGATGACTTTATGTTGGTGGTTCATTCATGGTTGTGAGAATCATGTTTGAGATGGTCAACTTCGGTTGAGGTAGTCAAGAAGGTTATTCTTGATGTTACTAGTTATCTGCCCGTACGTTGTAACGGGCGCTAAAAATTTGTTAAGATAGAAGTTCTTAAGATTTACATGTGTTGGTGCTATTGGATAGGTCTCCAAATGGAGTGCGACCCCTGGTTCGTTTCGAAGATGCCATCTGCGAGAAAACGCTAAATATGGACATGAAGAGCTACTGCAATTGGATAGCAGGATTTTGTAAAGGGAAACATAATAGTAAGATTTTATAAAGGGAAACACCAATGAGGTTTCATTGCATCTAAGGATCTCTAGCTTGGTAAGACATGAATCTGTACATGAATATACTTGCTAAATCACAAAAGTTGTGAGTACAAACCGGATCACGAAAACATGCTGCAATCCATTAGAAATAAGCCCAAAACAACTTTTAGAGTACAGCTATACATGAAACTCTATTTGACTAATTTCACAATCAAATTATGTAATTGACAGATTGCTAAATGGACCTGATGGCATGCTAGAGTTCCAGAAGCACTTGGTTAATTTGACCTATCAATTTCAACACTTCCTAAAACTGCCTGTAGATCCTTGTAGAGCTTCTAGCACTTAGAGAATACATAAACTCAAGAAACACAGTTTCTAGCATCTCTGCATCTGATTCCCAAAATGGCTGATAAATAAACTTATGTA is a genomic window of Phragmites australis chromosome 24, lpPhrAust1.1, whole genome shotgun sequence containing:
- the LOC133907229 gene encoding pentatricopeptide repeat-containing protein At5g66520-like, with protein sequence MPVTEATAAAAAALTGHDTHLALPLYAHLLHADLLHTPRTLPSLLKSIALSPATPGVTRLTLAVHAHVVKLALVGFHLVNNVLIHVHAGLLGRLADGHSTPADIDASTFNTLITAYAGDRREALGMSAQMQAEGVCPDDMVLVACAQLGALEQGKWVHVTLRQMA